One genomic segment of Cystobacter fuscus DSM 2262 includes these proteins:
- a CDS encoding TolC family protein: MISLLTVVSLALGAAEATEPAAQPVLTLNQALEEAREKNLDLKVARARLDQALLQTRRAWAGYLPTVTVGGSYTRNSAEAVFALPGGGEPITIQPYDQLGAQAEVRQAIIAPTLWPAIRNAGIAQEVSTLNTEYTRREILFGVAQAYFSAASLQEAIRATQFLLEVNQAREKDTQIRFDAGTVTRVALLRAQFDRARAEQDLVRARNSYDSARLALATLLQRESPNFSLQLPEVPEVPAVDPELARKAQEARPDVLAARRNLDLAVGRRTGAWFAYLPNVGFSGVYRVTNAAGFTGQAGTWTLTLNGSWTLWDGGLREVALREESARVAEASALQTQSETRVTQEVATARLDYDNARSNLSKAEEALALARETQRLTEISFKAGVATYLEVADANSALTNAEVSAISERLQTSLAALRLQRAVGLFAADEKD, translated from the coding sequence ATGATCTCCCTGCTCACGGTGGTGTCCCTCGCCCTGGGTGCCGCGGAAGCCACCGAGCCCGCGGCCCAGCCGGTGCTCACGCTCAATCAGGCTCTCGAGGAGGCGCGCGAGAAGAACCTGGACCTGAAGGTGGCGCGCGCCCGGTTGGATCAGGCCCTGTTGCAGACGCGCCGGGCCTGGGCCGGCTACCTGCCCACCGTCACGGTGGGCGGCAGCTACACGCGCAACTCCGCGGAAGCCGTCTTCGCGCTGCCCGGTGGTGGAGAACCCATCACCATCCAGCCGTATGATCAGCTCGGCGCCCAGGCCGAGGTGCGCCAGGCCATCATCGCGCCGACGCTCTGGCCCGCCATCCGCAACGCGGGCATCGCCCAGGAAGTGTCCACGCTGAACACGGAGTACACGCGCCGGGAGATCCTCTTCGGCGTGGCCCAGGCCTACTTCAGCGCGGCGAGCCTCCAGGAGGCCATCCGCGCCACGCAGTTCCTCCTGGAGGTCAACCAGGCGCGCGAGAAGGACACGCAGATCCGCTTCGACGCGGGCACCGTCACGCGCGTGGCCCTGCTGCGCGCGCAGTTCGACCGCGCACGTGCCGAGCAGGATCTGGTCCGGGCGCGCAACTCCTATGACTCCGCGCGGCTGGCGCTCGCCACGCTCCTGCAGCGCGAGTCGCCGAACTTCTCCCTGCAACTGCCCGAGGTGCCCGAGGTGCCGGCGGTGGACCCGGAGCTCGCCCGCAAGGCGCAGGAGGCGCGTCCGGACGTGCTCGCGGCGCGGCGCAACCTGGACCTCGCGGTGGGCCGCCGCACCGGCGCGTGGTTCGCCTACCTGCCCAATGTGGGCTTCTCGGGCGTCTACCGGGTGACCAACGCCGCGGGCTTCACGGGCCAGGCGGGCACGTGGACGTTGACGCTCAACGGCTCGTGGACGCTGTGGGACGGAGGCTTGCGCGAGGTGGCCCTGCGCGAGGAGTCCGCCCGAGTGGCCGAGGCCTCCGCCCTGCAGACGCAGTCGGAGACCCGGGTGACCCAGGAAGTGGCCACGGCGCGCCTGGACTACGACAACGCCCGCTCCAACCTGTCCAAGGCCGAGGAGGCCCTGGCCCTGGCGCGTGAGACGCAGCGGCTCACGGAGATCAGCTTCAAGGCGGGCGTGGCGACGTACCTGGAAGTGGCGGACGCCAACTCCGCGCTGACCAACGCCGAGGTGAGTGCCATCTCCGAGCGCTTGCAGACCTCGCTCGCCGCCCTGCGGCTGCAGCGCGCCGTCGGCCTCTTCGCCGCGGACGAGAAGGACTGA
- a CDS encoding DUF3304 domain-containing protein, translated as METPDAGAEGKNKELESVALTVSGYNYTDLHIESFSVDGAGGANIFVSSPDSGGGGGVCCLRWYPGVPLPVSVKVEWTRDLKRWCEKEVMVSGPVPDQPRYIVVHFFQDGRIEVELTEGFPESKLQLDRFSPVARKASGNSVLDEKIARCHDAFR; from the coding sequence GTGGAGACGCCCGATGCCGGGGCGGAAGGCAAGAATAAAGAGCTTGAGTCCGTTGCTCTCACGGTCAGTGGATATAATTATACCGACCTCCACATCGAGAGCTTCAGCGTGGATGGGGCAGGGGGAGCCAATATCTTTGTCAGTTCTCCTGACTCGGGTGGAGGAGGTGGCGTGTGCTGCCTGAGATGGTATCCAGGTGTGCCACTGCCGGTGTCAGTGAAAGTCGAGTGGACTCGGGATTTGAAGCGCTGGTGTGAAAAGGAAGTGATGGTCTCTGGACCCGTGCCTGACCAACCGCGGTACATCGTCGTCCATTTCTTCCAGGATGGGCGTATCGAGGTTGAACTCACGGAAGGCTTTCCTGAGTCAAAGCTTCAATTGGATCGCTTCAGTCCTGTCGCGCGCAAGGCGTCAGGCAACTCAGTATTGGATGAGAAAATTGCCAGGTGCCATGATGCCTTCCGTTAA
- a CDS encoding phospholipase effector Tle1 domain-containing protein, translating to MMPSVNDQKTEVALGAKNLKTQKSPLAAGPRVSFFFDGTGNNLKADLPTHEHSNVARLFRAHQDKLRFYIPGLGTYFKDVDDPGNESRGNGGGYRGEARLQWALRQLESCLAQSDGRQTIHLALFGFSRGAALARAFALRIAKNCQRRGDGTWRLVLGQRTSPVRLYFMGLFDSVASVGLPMGINNVGSMVGGLGSTGLAMAHRNYKDLENIAFGSAPGADPAPGGFNGHMEWAGDLRIPELVEDCLHMVAAHEIRNSFPVDSVLQGQSYPSNCREMVYPGAHSDVGGGYRVGEGGRSRSTGALLSMIPLRVMRAQAIHAGVPLDASVNPQDFAEDSANSESFELLHQRFTRYMDIVGWGGEPLGKVMLAHMNRYYQWRFHKMARDMKDRAAERPTAEEALFRQFQGVWTADKKALSTQMEPLRRKYFAQAERTNTLRNAPNAKSNQELILKETKALEAAANEYFALKARLDTLPGLDDSFLDNVRLYDMQLRSDCWRLQQLCWTKGRANLRPHYLQLLSAHEAEARGQGLRDLSMIQFFDTYVHDSLSGFAMDATLPSDPRVIFTGGNAKLPYAMNRLPGLSPARSALG from the coding sequence ATGATGCCTTCCGTTAATGACCAGAAAACCGAAGTCGCGCTCGGTGCGAAGAACCTCAAAACCCAAAAGTCTCCTTTGGCGGCGGGTCCCCGGGTTTCCTTCTTTTTCGATGGAACAGGGAACAATCTGAAGGCCGATCTTCCCACCCACGAACACAGCAATGTGGCCCGTCTGTTTCGTGCTCATCAAGACAAGCTTCGTTTCTACATTCCCGGTCTCGGTACGTATTTCAAAGACGTGGATGACCCTGGCAACGAGAGTCGGGGGAATGGTGGAGGATACAGAGGGGAAGCGCGTCTTCAGTGGGCGCTAAGGCAATTGGAGTCATGTCTGGCTCAAAGTGACGGACGTCAGACCATTCATCTGGCCCTGTTCGGGTTCTCGCGAGGTGCCGCGCTGGCCCGTGCGTTCGCTCTGCGCATCGCCAAGAATTGCCAGCGGCGAGGTGATGGCACCTGGCGGCTCGTGTTGGGGCAGCGCACGTCCCCGGTCCGCTTGTACTTCATGGGCTTGTTCGATTCCGTGGCCTCGGTTGGTTTGCCCATGGGCATCAACAATGTGGGCTCTATGGTGGGTGGTTTGGGTAGCACGGGTCTGGCGATGGCTCACCGGAACTACAAAGACCTGGAGAACATCGCTTTCGGGAGCGCCCCTGGCGCGGATCCCGCCCCCGGTGGTTTCAACGGACACATGGAATGGGCCGGTGACCTCCGCATCCCCGAACTGGTGGAGGACTGTCTCCACATGGTGGCCGCCCATGAGATCCGCAACTCCTTCCCGGTGGACAGCGTTCTGCAGGGGCAGAGCTACCCGTCCAATTGCCGCGAGATGGTCTACCCGGGCGCCCACTCGGATGTCGGCGGTGGCTACCGCGTGGGTGAAGGGGGCCGCAGCCGAAGCACGGGCGCGCTCTTGAGCATGATTCCTCTGCGCGTGATGCGGGCCCAGGCCATCCATGCGGGGGTACCCCTGGACGCGTCCGTCAATCCCCAGGACTTCGCCGAGGATTCCGCGAACAGCGAGTCTTTCGAGCTGCTCCATCAGCGCTTCACCCGCTACATGGACATCGTGGGTTGGGGCGGTGAGCCCCTGGGCAAGGTGATGCTGGCCCACATGAACCGCTACTACCAGTGGCGCTTCCACAAGATGGCTCGCGACATGAAGGACAGGGCCGCCGAGCGGCCGACGGCGGAGGAGGCGCTCTTTCGCCAGTTCCAGGGGGTGTGGACCGCCGACAAGAAGGCGTTGTCAACGCAGATGGAGCCCCTCCGTCGCAAATACTTCGCACAAGCTGAGCGCACCAACACGCTCAGGAATGCGCCTAATGCGAAGAGCAATCAGGAACTCATTCTCAAGGAGACGAAGGCACTGGAGGCTGCCGCGAACGAATACTTCGCGCTCAAGGCCCGCCTGGACACGCTGCCCGGCTTGGACGACTCGTTCCTGGACAATGTGAGACTCTACGACATGCAACTCCGCTCGGACTGCTGGAGGCTCCAGCAACTGTGCTGGACCAAGGGACGGGCCAACCTCCGTCCCCACTACCTGCAGTTGCTCTCCGCCCACGAGGCGGAGGCGCGAGGACAGGGATTGCGAGACTTGTCCATGATCCAGTTCTTCGACACCTACGTCCACGATTCCCTGTCGGGCTTCGCCATGGACGCGACCCTGCCGTCCGACCCCCGCGTCATCTTCACCGGCGGCAACGCCAAGCTCCCCTACGCCATGAACCGGCTCCCGGGGTTGTCGCCTGCTCGCTCGGCGCTCGGCTGA
- a CDS encoding DUF4350 domain-containing protein — MKTARWVAFYGVLVTLALALGLATNQAAPPPSTRPSVDNPGALGLRALYLYLEESGARVSALREAFDGAPLSDEPRTLVVATPLGRSMTPAEARALRQWVSRGGTLVYLAAREAGMRPSVLEDWLPLSEAPLVPASAEGLAPGEKDLTGTTVRVWGPVGATKELERLRVSLDQGLTVDRPEAVPIAGARGVAVVWRVPEGRGQVYVLAGTDLAENRRLEMLDNLRFWDALAVRGPLGFDEYHQGVEPAREPPSTRALWIFAAQLLAVGLLYAVSRGTRFGAPRPLVEERHRSSLEYVRSLGWLARRARVERELVPELGRQLRRHMHERLGISPELPEEEAARLVEQRCGLSAADYLAEREALIRTLEQRDIRPADYARLVRRYARLEAILTGRAARPAGPS; from the coding sequence ATGAAGACGGCTCGGTGGGTGGCCTTCTACGGCGTGCTGGTGACGCTGGCGCTCGCGCTGGGGCTCGCGACGAACCAGGCGGCGCCCCCCCCCTCGACCCGGCCCTCGGTGGACAACCCGGGGGCCCTGGGGCTGCGGGCGCTGTACCTGTACCTCGAGGAGTCGGGAGCCCGGGTGTCGGCGCTTCGAGAGGCGTTCGATGGCGCCCCGCTGTCCGACGAGCCGCGCACGCTGGTGGTGGCCACGCCCCTGGGCCGGTCCATGACGCCCGCCGAGGCCCGGGCCCTGCGCCAGTGGGTGTCCCGGGGCGGAACCCTCGTCTACCTCGCCGCGAGGGAGGCCGGGATGCGGCCGTCGGTCCTGGAGGACTGGCTTCCCTTGTCCGAAGCCCCCCTGGTGCCCGCGAGCGCCGAGGGGCTGGCGCCCGGGGAGAAGGATCTCACCGGAACGACGGTGCGCGTCTGGGGGCCCGTGGGCGCGACGAAGGAGCTGGAGAGGTTGCGCGTGTCGCTGGATCAGGGCCTCACGGTGGACCGGCCCGAAGCGGTGCCCATCGCGGGGGCCCGGGGCGTGGCGGTGGTGTGGCGGGTGCCCGAGGGGCGCGGCCAGGTGTACGTGCTGGCGGGGACGGATCTGGCGGAGAACCGGCGGCTGGAGATGTTGGACAACCTGCGCTTCTGGGACGCGCTGGCGGTGCGAGGGCCGCTCGGCTTCGACGAATACCACCAGGGAGTAGAGCCCGCCCGGGAGCCCCCGTCGACCCGGGCCCTGTGGATCTTCGCGGCACAGCTGCTGGCGGTGGGGTTGCTCTACGCGGTGTCCCGGGGGACGCGCTTCGGTGCGCCCCGGCCCCTGGTGGAGGAGCGGCACCGCTCGTCGCTCGAGTACGTGCGCTCCCTGGGCTGGCTCGCGCGGCGCGCCCGGGTGGAGCGGGAGCTGGTGCCGGAGCTGGGGCGTCAGTTGCGGCGGCACATGCACGAGCGCCTGGGCATCTCCCCCGAGCTCCCCGAGGAGGAGGCGGCGCGGCTCGTGGAACAGCGCTGTGGGCTGAGCGCGGCGGACTACCTGGCGGAGCGGGAAGCACTCATCCGCACCCTGGAGCAGCGCGACATCCGCCCCGCGGACTACGCGCGGCTGGTGCGCCGCTACGCCCGGCTGGAGGCGATCCTCACCGGACGGGCGGCACGTCCCGCCGGGCCTTCCTGA
- a CDS encoding DUF4129 domain-containing protein yields MSIGLALLWLAALPCPDAERDIQEFTELARSEPEAVEGALEALEARWQGLPLRAPGDDTPFKHVETVRVRLQGVCTPLEEENTRASARTTDRARLEEILSRPEFAQARQRQGDVLKRLLRMVRSWLEELLQTRGAQSFATSTRTLVLVLGIAVVLFTALRLRSWRRAPTKRAGGPDAAPVPMRLDPPGDHLKRARAALTTQPRSAIREGLLALLSSLESRRLARPDRVRTNRELVEELPQRGAPAHVTGEVERLVRWYDRAFYSLEPVPTEDAARFVDEVERLHQGLAGGTA; encoded by the coding sequence ATGAGCATCGGGCTCGCCTTGCTGTGGCTCGCGGCCCTGCCCTGCCCGGACGCCGAGCGGGACATCCAGGAGTTCACCGAGCTGGCCCGGAGCGAGCCCGAGGCGGTGGAAGGTGCCCTCGAGGCGCTGGAGGCCCGGTGGCAGGGCCTGCCGCTGCGCGCCCCCGGCGACGACACGCCCTTCAAGCACGTGGAGACGGTCCGCGTGCGTCTCCAGGGAGTCTGCACCCCGCTCGAGGAGGAGAACACCAGGGCCTCCGCGCGGACGACCGATCGGGCGCGGCTGGAGGAGATCCTCTCCCGGCCCGAGTTCGCCCAGGCCCGGCAACGTCAGGGCGATGTGCTCAAGCGCTTGCTGCGCATGGTACGGAGCTGGCTGGAGGAGCTGTTGCAGACGCGGGGCGCGCAGAGCTTCGCGACGAGCACGCGCACGCTGGTGCTGGTGTTGGGCATCGCGGTGGTGCTCTTCACCGCGTTGCGCCTGCGCTCCTGGCGGCGGGCGCCCACGAAGCGAGCGGGCGGCCCGGACGCGGCGCCCGTCCCGATGCGGCTCGATCCGCCCGGGGATCACCTGAAGCGCGCCCGGGCGGCGTTGACGACCCAGCCGCGCTCGGCCATCCGGGAGGGGCTGCTGGCGCTGCTGTCCTCGCTGGAGTCGCGGCGATTGGCGAGACCGGATCGCGTGAGGACGAACCGGGAGCTGGTGGAGGAGCTGCCGCAACGGGGCGCCCCCGCCCACGTCACGGGTGAGGTGGAGCGGCTGGTGCGCTGGTACGACCGGGCCTTCTATTCACTCGAGCCCGTGCCCACCGAGGACGCGGCGCGCTTCGTGGACGAGGTGGAGCGGTTGCACCAGGGCCTCGCGGGAGGCACGGCATGA
- a CDS encoding YebC/PmpR family DNA-binding transcriptional regulator: MGRIFETRKTTMFARWNKMAKLFTRISKDIAIAVKAGGPSPDNNPALRRALQNARHGNMPKDKVEAAIKRASGQDVKNYEVALYEGYGPHGIPIIVETATDNVVRTVANVRHAFKDGGGNMGNTGSVGFLFQHMGVFRLSPEGVDQDALELDLIDHGLQEMGEGTGEKGEKQLIIRCAFNDFGRLQHAIEEKGLSPLSAESEYIPLNPVTLPEEQAQEVLKVVDKLEQDEDVQRVFHGLA, translated from the coding sequence ATGGGACGCATTTTCGAGACCCGTAAGACGACGATGTTCGCCCGCTGGAACAAGATGGCGAAGCTGTTCACGCGCATCAGCAAGGACATCGCCATCGCGGTGAAGGCCGGAGGCCCGAGCCCGGACAACAACCCCGCCCTGCGCCGGGCGCTGCAGAACGCCCGCCACGGCAACATGCCGAAGGACAAGGTCGAGGCGGCGATCAAGCGCGCGAGCGGCCAGGACGTGAAGAACTACGAGGTGGCGCTGTACGAGGGCTACGGCCCGCACGGCATCCCCATCATCGTGGAGACGGCGACGGACAACGTGGTGCGCACGGTGGCCAACGTGCGCCATGCCTTCAAGGATGGCGGCGGCAACATGGGCAACACGGGGAGCGTGGGCTTCCTCTTCCAGCACATGGGGGTGTTCCGCCTGTCGCCCGAGGGGGTGGATCAGGACGCGCTGGAGTTGGACCTGATCGACCACGGGTTGCAGGAGATGGGCGAGGGGACGGGCGAGAAGGGGGAGAAGCAGCTCATCATCCGCTGCGCCTTCAACGACTTCGGCCGCCTGCAGCACGCGATCGAGGAGAAGGGGCTGTCGCCCCTGTCCGCGGAGTCCGAGTACATCCCCCTGAACCCGGTGACGCTGCCCGAGGAGCAGGCCCAGGAGGTGCTCAAGGTGGTGGACAAGCTCGAGCAGGACGAGGACGTCCAGCGGGTGTTCCACGGCCTGGCGTGA
- a CDS encoding DUF3396 domain-containing protein, whose translation MSKHVPRIRLMAQAGFSLLRDSLNFSFFIRHPHLEIARGVLHSLEIYLQAVGHRALGRYADEEGYFQDLNDAEWKRIRNELLEGEWPMFDLRDESSSEYRYGFEYAGKPLGAPSLKDEPNAACAVSFWLPTEYLEEHGPERVRELALQLAAPLPFCFGQAGLAFNGATNLMGVMRLIHQRCFRYPGMDIPDLGWLSWRLGTKVRGPSWMTFLGQPVLGELGGATQLRSRLSSPGTTVQEMEGERAVVILGSWPDAGDTEQGRTLLAYRELARVLEPWLYYDTHNYGLEFPSEDVRRWERRFLD comes from the coding sequence ATGAGCAAGCACGTTCCACGTATTCGCCTCATGGCACAGGCCGGATTCAGCCTGCTCCGCGATAGCCTGAACTTTTCTTTTTTCATCCGGCACCCTCACTTGGAGATAGCGCGCGGAGTACTTCATTCCCTGGAGATATACCTTCAGGCAGTGGGGCACCGGGCGCTCGGCAGGTACGCCGATGAAGAGGGCTACTTTCAGGATCTCAATGATGCCGAGTGGAAGCGCATCCGGAATGAATTGCTCGAGGGTGAATGGCCCATGTTCGATCTCCGAGATGAGTCCAGCAGCGAGTACCGGTATGGTTTTGAATATGCCGGTAAACCGCTTGGCGCTCCGTCCTTGAAGGACGAACCGAATGCGGCATGCGCGGTAAGCTTCTGGCTCCCCACCGAATACCTGGAGGAGCACGGCCCGGAGCGGGTGCGTGAGCTGGCATTGCAACTGGCCGCTCCGCTCCCCTTTTGCTTTGGACAGGCGGGCCTCGCCTTCAACGGCGCCACGAACCTGATGGGCGTCATGCGGCTAATCCACCAGCGGTGCTTCCGCTACCCGGGCATGGACATTCCTGATCTGGGCTGGCTTTCGTGGCGCCTGGGGACGAAGGTACGCGGCCCCTCCTGGATGACCTTCCTGGGCCAGCCGGTGCTGGGTGAGCTGGGTGGTGCGACGCAACTGCGTTCCCGCCTGTCCTCACCGGGAACCACGGTCCAAGAAATGGAAGGGGAGCGCGCCGTCGTCATCCTGGGCTCATGGCCAGACGCGGGAGACACCGAGCAGGGCCGCACGCTCCTCGCCTATCGCGAACTGGCACGCGTGCTGGAGCCCTGGCTCTATTACGACACTCACAATTACGGACTCGAGTTCCCTTCCGAGGACGTACGCCGCTGGGAACGTCGCTTCCTCGATTAG